A region from the Onthophagus taurus isolate NC chromosome 8, IU_Otau_3.0, whole genome shotgun sequence genome encodes:
- the LOC111414206 gene encoding plastin-2 isoform X1, with the protein MASINNFAKITKDEREELKEHFNTIDKNNDGYIDLKELKVALDVCGFKIPGWRVRQMEEEFKNKPGYIKQGKLTYDEFESLCAELKSNEVASTFKQVVTRKENLQHIGGTSDASNEGTTHSVRVEEQLAFSDWINTNLSRDPDLGHLLPIDAHGKTLYDKVKDGILLCKVINHSCPDTIDERAINKKNLTLYTKLENLTLALSSAQSIGCNVVNIDAHSLSKGTPHLVLGLVWQIIRIGLFNQITLDQCPGLTLLLTDEEKIEDLLKLSPESILLRWVNYHLERAGVNRRINNFQGDISDSEIYTHLLKQIAPTESGVNTEALYETDLHERAEKMLQQAAKLKCRSFVTPQDVVNGVYKLNLAYVANLFNNYPGLDQTNGTVEYQTIEETREEKTYRNWMNSMGVSPHVNWLYSDLADGLVVFQLYDIIKPGIVNWNRVHKKFSNLGKFMEKLENCNYAVELGKCIKFSLVGIAGQDINEGNVTLTLALIWQLMRAYTLSILSQLAENRNPIVEKEIVTWVNNKLNSAGKQSFIKNFQDPVIADGKVVIDLIDAIKPGAINYDLVKSSGSEEDNLANAKYAISMARKAGARVYALPEDIIEVKPKMVMTVFACLMSLDYVPNMDSQTQQQE; encoded by the exons ATGGCTTCCATAAATAACTTTGCGAAAATAACAAAAGACGAACGAGAAGAACTCAAAGAACATTTCAATAcg atCGACAAAAACAACGATGGTTACATAGATTTAAAGGAACTAAAGGTAGCTCTGGACgtttgtggttttaaaatcCCGGGATGGAGAGTTAGGCAAATGGAAGAAGAATTTAAGAACAAGCCTGGATACATTAAACAAGGAAAATTAACTTACGACGAATTCGAATCGCTTTGTGCCGAATTGAAATCGAACGAGGTCGCTAGCACTTTCAAGCAGGTTGTCACTAGGAAAGAAAATTTGCAACACATTGGGGGTACTTCCGACGCTTCAAATGAAGGAACCACGCATTCCGTTCGCGTTGAGGAACAATTGGCATTTTCCGACTGGATAAATACCAATTTAAGTCGCGATCCCGATTTGGGACACTTACTACCAATCGATGCTCATGGTAAAACTTTATACGACAAAGTTAAAGATGGTATTTTATTATG taagGTAATAAATCATTCTTGCCCGGATACAATCGATGAGcgtgcaataaataaaaaaaatttaactctttacacaaaattagaaaatttaacattAGCCCTTTCTTCCGCCCAGTCGATCGGGTGTAACGTCGTAAATATAGACGCTCACAGTCTTTCAAAAGGAACGCCTCACTTAGTGCTGGGTTTAGTTTGGCAAATAATCCGTATCGGTTTGTTTAATCAAATCACATTGGACCAATGTCCAGGTTTAACCCTTCTTTTAACCGATGAAGAAAAGATCGAAGATCTATTAAAATTGTCACCGGAATCCATCTTGTTGCGTTGGGTCAACTACCATTTGGAGAGAGCCGGCGTGAATAGGcgtatcaataattttcaggGAGATATCAGTGATTCCGAGATCTATACTCatttattgaaacaaattgcTCCCACTGAGTCTGGTGTTAATACCGAAGCATTGTATGAGACTGATCTTCACGAAAGGGCCGAGAAGATGTTGCAACAAGCTGCTAAATTGAAATGTAGATCGTTTGTAACGCCACAAGATGTGGTTAATggtgtttataaattaaatttagcgTACGTAgctaatttgtttaataattatccTGGGTTGGATCAAACTAACGGTACTGTAGAGTATCAAACTATCGAGGAAACACGTGAAGAAAAAA caTATCGTAATTGGATGAATTCAATGGGTGTTAGTCCACATGTAAATTGGTTGTACTCTGATTTAGCCGATGGCTTAGTAGTTTTTCAACTGTATGACATCATTAAACCGGGAATTGTCAATTGGAATCGTGTCCACAAGAAATTCTCGAATCTCGGGAAGTTTATGGAGAAATTAGAAAACTGCAACTACGCCGTTGAATTGGGTAAAtgcattaaattttctttggttGGCATTGCCGGTCAAGATATCAACGAAGGAAACGTTACGCTCACTTTGGCCCTGATCTGGCAATTGATGCGAGCTTACACGTTATCGATTTTGTCACAACTTGCCGAAAATAGAAATCCAATCGTCGAAAAGGAAATTGTTACCTGGgtcaataacaaattaaactcGGCCGGAAAACAAtcgtttatcaaaaatttccaAGATCCGGTTATCGCCGACGGAAAAGTTGTTATCGATCTTATTGATGCAATTAAACCCGGCGCGATCAATTACGATTTGGTTAAATCAAGTGGATCCGAAGAG
- the LOC111414206 gene encoding plastin-2 isoform X2, with protein sequence MDVTFSRQISAHHEFLEYLKENKPYAQIDKNNDGYIDLKELKVALDVCGFKIPGWRVRQMEEEFKNKPGYIKQGKLTYDEFESLCAELKSNEVASTFKQVVTRKENLQHIGGTSDASNEGTTHSVRVEEQLAFSDWINTNLSRDPDLGHLLPIDAHGKTLYDKVKDGILLCKVINHSCPDTIDERAINKKNLTLYTKLENLTLALSSAQSIGCNVVNIDAHSLSKGTPHLVLGLVWQIIRIGLFNQITLDQCPGLTLLLTDEEKIEDLLKLSPESILLRWVNYHLERAGVNRRINNFQGDISDSEIYTHLLKQIAPTESGVNTEALYETDLHERAEKMLQQAAKLKCRSFVTPQDVVNGVYKLNLAYVANLFNNYPGLDQTNGTVEYQTIEETREEKTYRNWMNSMGVSPHVNWLYSDLADGLVVFQLYDIIKPGIVNWNRVHKKFSNLGKFMEKLENCNYAVELGKCIKFSLVGIAGQDINEGNVTLTLALIWQLMRAYTLSILSQLAENRNPIVEKEIVTWVNNKLNSAGKQSFIKNFQDPVIADGKVVIDLIDAIKPGAINYDLVKSSGSEEDNLANAKYAISMARKAGARVYALPEDIIEVKPKMVMTVFACLMSLDYVPNMDSQTQQQE encoded by the exons atggATGTAACGTTTAGCAGACAAATAAGTGCTCATCATGAATttcttgaatatttaaaagaaaataaaccgTACGCTCAa atCGACAAAAACAACGATGGTTACATAGATTTAAAGGAACTAAAGGTAGCTCTGGACgtttgtggttttaaaatcCCGGGATGGAGAGTTAGGCAAATGGAAGAAGAATTTAAGAACAAGCCTGGATACATTAAACAAGGAAAATTAACTTACGACGAATTCGAATCGCTTTGTGCCGAATTGAAATCGAACGAGGTCGCTAGCACTTTCAAGCAGGTTGTCACTAGGAAAGAAAATTTGCAACACATTGGGGGTACTTCCGACGCTTCAAATGAAGGAACCACGCATTCCGTTCGCGTTGAGGAACAATTGGCATTTTCCGACTGGATAAATACCAATTTAAGTCGCGATCCCGATTTGGGACACTTACTACCAATCGATGCTCATGGTAAAACTTTATACGACAAAGTTAAAGATGGTATTTTATTATG taagGTAATAAATCATTCTTGCCCGGATACAATCGATGAGcgtgcaataaataaaaaaaatttaactctttacacaaaattagaaaatttaacattAGCCCTTTCTTCCGCCCAGTCGATCGGGTGTAACGTCGTAAATATAGACGCTCACAGTCTTTCAAAAGGAACGCCTCACTTAGTGCTGGGTTTAGTTTGGCAAATAATCCGTATCGGTTTGTTTAATCAAATCACATTGGACCAATGTCCAGGTTTAACCCTTCTTTTAACCGATGAAGAAAAGATCGAAGATCTATTAAAATTGTCACCGGAATCCATCTTGTTGCGTTGGGTCAACTACCATTTGGAGAGAGCCGGCGTGAATAGGcgtatcaataattttcaggGAGATATCAGTGATTCCGAGATCTATACTCatttattgaaacaaattgcTCCCACTGAGTCTGGTGTTAATACCGAAGCATTGTATGAGACTGATCTTCACGAAAGGGCCGAGAAGATGTTGCAACAAGCTGCTAAATTGAAATGTAGATCGTTTGTAACGCCACAAGATGTGGTTAATggtgtttataaattaaatttagcgTACGTAgctaatttgtttaataattatccTGGGTTGGATCAAACTAACGGTACTGTAGAGTATCAAACTATCGAGGAAACACGTGAAGAAAAAA caTATCGTAATTGGATGAATTCAATGGGTGTTAGTCCACATGTAAATTGGTTGTACTCTGATTTAGCCGATGGCTTAGTAGTTTTTCAACTGTATGACATCATTAAACCGGGAATTGTCAATTGGAATCGTGTCCACAAGAAATTCTCGAATCTCGGGAAGTTTATGGAGAAATTAGAAAACTGCAACTACGCCGTTGAATTGGGTAAAtgcattaaattttctttggttGGCATTGCCGGTCAAGATATCAACGAAGGAAACGTTACGCTCACTTTGGCCCTGATCTGGCAATTGATGCGAGCTTACACGTTATCGATTTTGTCACAACTTGCCGAAAATAGAAATCCAATCGTCGAAAAGGAAATTGTTACCTGGgtcaataacaaattaaactcGGCCGGAAAACAAtcgtttatcaaaaatttccaAGATCCGGTTATCGCCGACGGAAAAGTTGTTATCGATCTTATTGATGCAATTAAACCCGGCGCGATCAATTACGATTTGGTTAAATCAAGTGGATCCGAAGAG
- the LOC111414209 gene encoding neurogenic protein big brain, whose product MGEEEIHLELDGPSLETHLVTLFEKLESMRNHDELSAINRCAKYPMRVEVRRLEFWKSVFCECVASFVYVLVVCGAAAGTGVSPSMSSILISTSLSSGFAIATLTQCFGHISGAHINPAVSIAQGFTKRISMLRTALFVIAQCGGGIAGAGFLYGVNISGYRTNLETAISHSTNVSAWERFGIEFILTFVVVLTYFVSMDTHRRWTTSSNITIGAAYSACSFVSIPYLNPARSLGPSFVLSKWDNHWVYWLGPAMGGAASGLIYEYLLNPKRQRKTKSADGDTSSMNSDADTYDDLEKTNGNKLGSNYNSYRPPGGTTANALAAYCPSVASTSLYSAPPTKLERVDSLYGNSKSLYCKSPPLTRANLNRSQSVYAKSNSYLNRETLPRPGPLVPAQSLYPIRLNPGGGNNQQAENAQNQQRTEAYNNSNSNRDRNDGYNSNTVERREYYRNGNYDSVQYDENEKRAPRSTRPESLYGSVNGNQRRGGGGGQSAPSDDSNYGGGSYGGFSNRKTSGTYNGRTVTGAEVRQSPNSQY is encoded by the exons ATGGGTGAAGAAGAAATTCACTTGGAACTGGACGGTCCGTCGTTAGAAACTCATTTGGTGACACTTTTCGAAAAATTGGAGTCGATGAGAAATCACGACGAACTGTCGGCTATTAATCGGTGCGCGAAATATCCAATGCGAGTGGAAGTGAGAAGACTTGAATTTTGGAAATCAGTTTTTTGCGAGTGCGTGGCCTCTTTTGTGTACGTCTTGGTCGTTTGTGGAGCAGCCGCCGGTACCGGCGTTAGCCCGTCGATgtcttcaatattaatcaGTACATCACTATCTTCAGGATTTGCTATTGCAACTTTAACGCAatgttttggacacatttcaG gTGCACACATAAATCCGGCAGTTAGCATTGCTCAAGGTTTTACAAAACGCATATCAATGCTGAGGACTGCTCTTTTCGTTATCGCACAGTGCGGAGGTGGAATTGCCGGCGCTGGTTTCTTGTATGG tGTGAATATTTCTGGGTATCGTACAAATTTAGAAACGGCAATCTCACATTCAACGAACGTTTCCGCTTGGGAACGTTTTGGAATCGAGTTCATCCTGACATTTGTGGTCGTTTTAACATATTTCGTTTCAATGGATACCCACAGAAGATGGACTACATCAAGCAACATAACAATTGGAGCTGCTTACTCGGCATGTAGCTTTGTTTCG ataCCATATTTGAATCCAGCAAGATCTTTGGGTCCATCGTTTGTTTTAAGTAAATGGGATAATCATTGGGTGTATTGGTTAGGTCCGGCGATGGGTGGAGCAGCATCCGGATTAATTTACGAATATCTGTTAAATCCAAAACGTCAAAGAAAGACTAAATCGGCCGATGGTGATACATCGAGTATGAATTCAGATGCTGATACTTATGATGATTTAGAAAAAACGAATGGAAATAAGTTAGGATCAAATTATAATTCTTATAGACCACCTGGCGGAACGACTGCGAATGCTTTAGCTGCTTATTGTCCAAGCGTGGCATCGACTAGTTTATATTCAGCACCTCCAACTAAATTGGAACGTGTCGATTCTTTATACGGCAATTCAAAATCTTTGTATTGTAAATCTCCGCCTTTAACTCGAGCAAATTTAAATCGGTCGCAATCGGTTTATGCTAAATCGAATTCTTATTTGAATCGAGAAACATTGCCTAGACCTGGACCGTTAGTTCCAGCACAATCACTATATCCGATTCGATTAAATCCGGGCGGTGGTAATAATCAACAAGCGGAAAACGCTCAAAATCAACAACGAACTGAGGCTTACAATAATTCGAATTCAAATCGGGACCGAAACGATGGCTATAATAGCAATACGGTGGAAAGAAGAGAATATTATAGAAACGGCAATTACGATTCGGTTCAGTATGATGAAAACGAGAAAAGGGCCCCTAGGTCAACCCGACCTGAATCTTTATACGGTAGTGTTAATGGAAACCAAAGACGAGGTGGAGGCGGAGGTCAATCGGCTCCTTCTGACGATTCAAATTATGGTGGAGGATCTTATGGAGGATTTAGTAATAGAAAAACTAGCGGGACTTATAATGGAAGGACTGTTACGGGTGCTGAAGTTCGACAATCACCTAATTCTCAATATTAA
- the LOC111414213 gene encoding 3-ketodihydrosphingosine reductase, producing MIFIVLPCLVLLYILLINFLYELFCAKEKSVQEKHVVVIGGSSGIGKAFACLAAQKGAHVTIIARNEDRLRLAVEEIKKDRLNDSQRTKSISLDVSDYDQVNGCLLSLDDELPIYMLMNCAGLAICGIIEDVSEENVKKMFDVNYYGTHNAIKTLVPRFKTRKEGHIVLTGSQASLLGIYGYTTYAATKFALRGLAEALAMELKHYNIHVTLALPPDTNTPGFQEENKSKPEETRLITESAGIYQPKTVAQAILKDVLKGSFFSYIGMESFLLTTLCVGMTSHRKYYELAYHCILLGPFKLISSFYLGNFHKIINDCAKKNKKAD from the coding sequence atgattttcataGTATTACCCTGTTTAGTTCTCCTTTacattttgttaataaactttttatatgaattattCTGTGCTAAAGAAAAATCGGTTCAAGAAAAACACGTAGTGGTTATTGGTGGCTCAAGTGGGATTGGTAAGGCTTTTGCATGTTTAGCAGCCCAAAAAGGGGCACATGTGACAATCATAGCACGAAATGAAGACAGACTTCGATTAGCagttgaagaaattaaaaaggacCGTCTAAATGACTCACAAAGAACGAAATCTATCTCCCTTGATGTTTCTGATTATGATCAAGTGAACGGGTGTTTACTATCTTTGGATGATGAACTTCCAATTTATATGTTAATGAATTGCGCTGGGTTAGCAATTTGTGGAATAATCGAAGATGTAagtgaagaaaatgttaaaaaaatgtttgatgtaaaCTATTATGGAACTCataatgcaataaaaactttagTTCCCCGATTTAAGACTCGGAAAGAGGGACATATTGTTTTAACTGGATCTCAAGCTTCATTACTTGGAATTTACGGTTATACAACTTACGCAGCAACTAAATTTGCTTTGAGAGGTTTAGCGGAAGCTTTAGCTATGGAATTGAAACATTATAACATTCATGTAACATTGGCCCTTCCTCCGGATACAAACACACCTGGTTTTCAAGaggaaaataaatcgaaaccTGAAGAAACTAGATTAATTACTGAATCAGCCGGTATTTACCAACCAAAAACGGTGGCTCAAGCAATTTTAAAAGACGTTTTAAAAGGatctttttttagttatattgGGATGGAAAGTTTTTTGTTGACCACTTTATGTGTTGGAATGACTTCACATCGCAAATATTATGAACTCGCTTACCATTGTATTTTATTGGGACCTTTTAAATTGATTAGTTCCTTTtatttgggaaattttcataaaattattaacgaCTGtgcaaaaaagaataaaaaagctGATTAA